In the Ctenopharyngodon idella isolate HZGC_01 chromosome 4, HZGC01, whole genome shotgun sequence genome, one interval contains:
- the LOC127510627 gene encoding polymeric immunoglobulin receptor-like isoform X5, which yields MKILLIFFTFYLISGAVKHIHVSGYSAVENIDVFGYSGGSLLVRSWKTWHYDDAKYMQKLQNTTITRLKHDQWINEGRFTLFCNNYSDLIIYIRDVITEDAGTYWIEVEGESSINMTLTVKEDSCCRVSKRVKMNMGENATFSCEYSPNLTNKYMMLFKEGKDSIETIYNTWMKKERFSISDDTQNNIFSVRISAVTPDDGGVYLCGVSVGRRSNSFSIINTVHLHIINKVGVSRLSGYSGGRMMIKCEHPRYKTKPKYICKESDGCSERKNPGVQDEWMENGDVSLYDDTRAGVLIVFFRELKAADAGTYRCGVNVSRYTESFTELQLNITDDAKYPRIVTESAHLGEEVNINCQIPEEHKVHFCKEDDNHICLSTEMSGSSERNEERVFTVSISNVSVRDAGVHWCGAETRDTHLTSTSEIQLINNSSMIIIICVCVILLLIGVFILTVCKLRHKRQGDARTQSSVRSTPQSPTVPSGELLYASVSFRKHEKPLSDATVSFSKDQINSEYATVSHRMRLD from the exons ATGAAGATCCTCCTCATCTTCTTCACTTTCTACCTGATCTCAG GTGCAGTGAAACACATTCATGTCAGTGGATATTCTGCAGTGGAAAACATTGATGTCTTTGGATATTCTGGAGGAAGCCTTCTTGTTAGGTCATGGAAGACTTGGCATTATGATGATGCTAAATACATGCAAAAGCTACAGAATACAACAATAACTCGATTGAAACATGATCAGTGGATTAATGAAGGAAGATTCACTTTATTTTGCAACAATTATTCAGACCTCATAATCTACATTAGAGATGTGATCACAGAAGATGCTGGAACTTACTGGATCGAGGTTGAAGGTGAATCGTCCATCAATATGACTTTAACTGTGAAAGAAG ATTCATGTTGTAGAGTGTCAAAGAGAGTGAAGATGAATATGGGAGAAAATGCAACCTTCAGCTGTGAATATTCACCGAATCTTACTAATAAATACATGATGTTATTCAAAGAAGGAAAAGACTCCATTGAGACGATTTACAACACATggatgaagaaagaaagattcaGTATTTCTGATGACACACAGAATAATATCTTCAGTGTGAGAATTTCTGCTGTGACACCAGATGATGGAGGAGTTTATTTATGTGGAGTTTCAGTTGGCAGACGCTCAAACAGTTTCTCCATTATTAATACTGTCCATCTACATATTATAA ATAAAGTGGGCGTGTCTAGATTGAGCGGCTACTCAGGAGGTCGTATGATGATCAAGTGTGAACATCCTCGATACAAAACCAAGCCAAAATACATCTGTAAAGAATCAGATGGATGTTCAGAGAGGAAAAATCCAGGAGTtcaggatgaatggatggagaaTGGAGATGTTTCTTTATACGACGACACCAGAGCAGGAGTCTTGATAGTGTTTTTTAGAGAGCTGAAAGCTGCAGATGCAGGAACATACAGGTGTGGAGTGAATGTGTCGCGCTATACGGAGAGCTTCActgaacttcagctgaacaTCACAGACG atGCAAAATATCCCAGGATTGTGACTGAATCTGCTCATCTTGGTGAAGAAGTCAACATCAACTGTCAGATCCCAGAGGAACATAAAGTtcatttctgcaaagaggaTGATAATCACATCTGCTTATCTACAGAAATGAGTGGTTCATCTGAGAGAAATGAAGAGAGAGTTTTTACAGTGAGCATCAGTAATGTGAGCGTGAGAGATGCTGGAGTTCACTGGTGTGGAGCAGAAACCAGAGACACACATTTGACTTCCACCAGCGAAATTCAGCTCATCAaca attccTCCATGATCATCATTATTTGCGTGTGTGTGATTCTGCTGCTGATTGGTGTTTTCATTCTGACTGTGTGTAAATTAAGACACAAGAGACAAGGTGACGCTCGCACACAGAGTTCAGTTCGGTCTACTCCACAATCACCCACAGTCCCCTCTGGTGAGCTCCTTTACGCGTCTGTCAGTTTCCGGAAGCATGAAAAGCCTCTCAGTGACGCTACGGTCTCCTTCAGTAAGGACCAGATTAACTCTGAATACGCCACGGTCAGTCACCGCATGAGACTCGACTAA
- the LOC127510627 gene encoding polymeric immunoglobulin receptor-like isoform X6, which produces MKILLNFFTFYLISGAVKHIHVSGYSAVENIDVFGYSGGSLLVRSWKTWHYDDAKYMQKLQNTTITRLKHDQWINEGRFTLFCNNYSDLIIYIRDVITEDAGTYWIEVEGESSINMTLTVKEDSCCRVSKRVKMNMGENATFSCEYSPNLTNKYMMLFKEGKDSIETIYNTWMKKERFSISDDTQNNIFSVRISAVTPDDGGVYLCGVSVGRRSNSFSIINTVHLHIINKVGVSRLSGYSGGRMMIKCEHPRYKTKPKYICKESDGCSERKNPGVQDEWMENGDVSLYDDTRAGVLIVFFRELKAADAGTYRCGVNVSRYTESFTELQLNITDDAKYPRIVTESAHLGEEVNINCQIPEEHKVHFCKEDDNHICLSTEMSGSSERNEERVFTVSISNVSVRDAGVHWCGAETRDTHLTSTSEIQLINNSSMIIIICVCVILLLIGVFILTVCKLRHKRQGDARTQSSVRSTPQSPTVPSGELLYASVSFRKHEKPLSDATVSFSKDQINSEYATVSHRMRLD; this is translated from the exons ATGAAGATCCTCCTCAACTTCTTCACTTTCTACCTGATCTCAG GTGCAGTGAAACACATTCATGTCAGTGGATATTCTGCAGTGGAAAACATTGATGTCTTTGGATATTCTGGAGGAAGCCTTCTTGTTAGGTCATGGAAGACTTGGCATTATGATGATGCTAAATACATGCAAAAGCTACAGAATACAACAATAACTCGATTGAAACATGATCAGTGGATTAATGAAGGAAGATTCACTTTATTTTGCAACAATTATTCAGACCTCATAATCTACATTAGAGATGTGATCACAGAAGATGCTGGAACTTACTGGATCGAGGTTGAAGGTGAATCGTCCATCAATATGACTTTAACTGTGAAAGAAG ATTCATGTTGTAGAGTGTCAAAGAGAGTGAAGATGAATATGGGAGAAAATGCAACCTTCAGCTGTGAATATTCACCGAATCTTACTAATAAATACATGATGTTATTCAAAGAAGGAAAAGACTCCATTGAGACGATTTACAACACATggatgaagaaagaaagattcaGTATTTCTGATGACACACAGAATAATATCTTCAGTGTGAGAATTTCTGCTGTGACACCAGATGATGGAGGAGTTTATTTATGTGGAGTTTCAGTTGGCAGACGCTCAAACAGTTTCTCCATTATTAATACTGTCCATCTACATATTATAA ATAAAGTGGGCGTGTCTAGATTGAGCGGCTACTCAGGAGGTCGTATGATGATCAAGTGTGAACATCCTCGATACAAAACCAAGCCAAAATACATCTGTAAAGAATCAGATGGATGTTCAGAGAGGAAAAATCCAGGAGTtcaggatgaatggatggagaaTGGAGATGTTTCTTTATACGACGACACCAGAGCAGGAGTCTTGATAGTGTTTTTTAGAGAGCTGAAAGCTGCAGATGCAGGAACATACAGGTGTGGAGTGAATGTGTCGCGCTATACGGAGAGCTTCActgaacttcagctgaacaTCACAGACG atGCAAAATATCCCAGGATTGTGACTGAATCTGCTCATCTTGGTGAAGAAGTCAACATCAACTGTCAGATCCCAGAGGAACATAAAGTtcatttctgcaaagaggaTGATAATCACATCTGCTTATCTACAGAAATGAGTGGTTCATCTGAGAGAAATGAAGAGAGAGTTTTTACAGTGAGCATCAGTAATGTGAGCGTGAGAGATGCTGGAGTTCACTGGTGTGGAGCAGAAACCAGAGACACACATTTGACTTCCACCAGCGAAATTCAGCTCATCAaca attccTCCATGATCATCATTATTTGCGTGTGTGTGATTCTGCTGCTGATTGGTGTTTTCATTCTGACTGTGTGTAAATTAAGACACAAGAGACAAGGTGACGCTCGCACACAGAGTTCAGTTCGGTCTACTCCACAATCACCCACAGTCCCCTCTGGTGAGCTCCTTTACGCGTCTGTCAGTTTCCGGAAGCATGAAAAGCCTCTCAGTGACGCTACGGTCTCCTTCAGTAAGGACCAGATTAACTCTGAATACGCCACGGTCAGTCACCGCATGAGACTCGACTAA